A stretch of DNA from Paenibacillus albus:
ATCGCCAGAAGCAGCGTGTCGTTCAAGAAGGAGAAGCTGCGCCGTTTCTTGTCGAGCTCGGCATTATGACGAAGGACGGGAAGGTTGTCGCGAAGAAGCAGGATAAGTTCCGTCAAATCAATCGTTTCCTAGAGATGGTGAGCGACGTCCTGCCATACCTGCCGGAAGATCGCGAAATTACGATTGTTGATTTTGGCTGCGGCAAATCGTACTTGACGTTTGCGCTGTATCATCTGCTTGCCGTGAAGCAGCAACGGCGCATCTCCGTCGTCGGCCTTGATTTGAAAGCTGATGTTATCGCTTTCTGCCAGGAGCTTGCGAATAAGCTCGGCTACGATCGTCTTCGTTTCCAAGTCGGGGATATCGCGCAATATAAAGAGCAGTCTGAAGTCGATATGGTTGTGACGCTCCATGCTTGCGATACCGCAACAGACGCTGCGCTTGTAAAAGCCGTAGAGTGGGGAGCATCCGTTATTCTATCGGTCCCTTGCTGTCAGCATGAGCTGTTCCGCCAAATTGAGAATGAAGCGATGGCGCCGCTGCTTACGCACGGCTTGCTGAAGGAACGTTTCTCCGCGCTTGCAACGGATGCGATCCGTTCGCAGCTGCTCGAAGTGCTCGGGTACCGCACGCAGCTGCTTGAATTTATCGATCCGGAGCATACGCCGAAGAACATGCTGATTCGCGCGGTACGGACAGCCGGAAGCGCAGGCAGCGCGGACAAAGCACGCAAGTGGCAGGAATATGTCACATTTCGGGATATGCTGAATGTTTCGCCCTATCTGGAGCGCGCGCTTGGATCCCGGCTGCCGGAACAATGAAGTTATTGTCGAACAAATAATGGGTGTGATAGAATGAAGCTGCATCTATGAAATTTGTCCCGAGCCTTTCTACATAGAAAACATTTATTTCATGATTTGGGTGAAGAATATGGGACTGATGACCGGGCTTGATATTAGCTTGTTTTTATTTTTGCTAGTTACTTTCATCTATGTATTCACATTCAACGTCATCACGACGCAGCATAAAGTTTATTTGCTATTCCACTTCTTCATGATGTTCTGGCCGATTGGTCAGGTCGGTGTCCACATAACAGATAATCCTAACCTCCAGGTCGTTTACATTAATATTTCCTTTGTCTGTTTATCGATGCTTGGCTCTGGGTGGCTCCTGTTTACTAAATTTTTAGTGAATGCCGCCTACAGGCCAAGCCGTAAATTTTTAATTAGCATGATTTCTCCATCGCTTCTCATGTCGGCTTTCATCGTATGGAATCCGGCAGGTTTATTTATGCATGCAGTTAACGGTGGCTACACTGAACGGATATATGGCCCCATATTCTGGGGACTGGCAGCGCTGTTAGTCACTTATTACGGGATATCGGTCCGAATGCTGCTGCAAACCTATCTTAAACGCAAAGCGCAGCAGGAAGACAGTGTAAGCATCCGCAATGCACTGATTGGGATTGTCATCCTCGTATCCATGGCCTTGCTGGATTTGTTCGTGAATGTCGTGCTTGATCCGTGGCTGCCGGTAATTCCAGGGCTTACGTCGCTTGGCATTGTGATGTCCAATCTTTATTTCGTATTCGCCTTGCAGAAGAATCGTACACTTGATCTGGTCAAGATTGCGCATCAGGACGTTGTGAATACGCTCTCAGTGGGCATTATCGTACTGGATGAGCACGATCATATCATCGAGAAGAATCGGATCATTAGTCCGTACATACGCACTTATGTAGGCGAGAAGCTGAATATGCAGAAGCTGCTCGCGGGCTATTCACAGGATGCAGCAGGCGAAGAAGCCTTCCTGCATGCCTATCATCATCAGCCTATGAGCCGGATTCAGACTGAAATTGCAATCGAACATAATCGGCAAGGGGCGAAATTCTTCTCCCTTCATGTCGCTCCGACGATCGTAAGCGGTCGCCGCATCGGCAAAGTCATTACGTTCCAGGATATTACGGAGCTGAGGTCGCTTATCCTTAAGTCGGAGGAGCATAACTCTTCTCTGCAGGAGAGGAATCGGGCGCTCATTTATATGCAGGACGAGCTGTTCCAGGCGAACCGCAAGCTTGAACAGATGGCGATTACGGACAGCTTGACCGGCTGCTACAATCGCAGATATTTAATGCAGCAGCTTGAACATGAAGTGATGACGAATATGAGATATAAGATCCCGTATGCGCTTATTCTCTTTGATATCGATTTCTTCAAGCAAGTGAATGATACCTACGGTCATGTCGTTGGCGATGAAGTCATTCGGCGCACGGCGGAGGCCGTTCGTTCATCCTTGCGGCGTACAGACATATTGGCGCGTTACGGCGGCGAAGAGTTTACACTCTATATGCCGCATACGACGAAGGAGCAAGCTGAGATGCTCGCGCAGCGCGTCCGCGAGGTAGTCGAGAATAACCATATCCCGATTGGACGAGGCCGTCCTCCTATCTCGGTCACGGTCAGTATGGGTATGATAGCAGTAGAAGAACCTTTCGAACAGCAGTATGATGACATTAAGGATTATTTAAAAGAATTGTTCTCAAAAATAGATTCGGCGCTGTATCGCGCGAAAGATGACGGCCGTAACCGGGTCGTTAATCTGTAACGATGAAAAGGGGGCAAGCGTATGTCGCATCATGGGCGGAATTCAGCACTGGCAGTTGCACTGGGATTAACAGCCGCTGCCGGCGGCTTGAGTTTATTGGCTAGTCATGCGCATATGCTGCTCCCTGTCGTCATTGGCTTGTCCGCTTTTGCGACGGCTGTTTGTTCTTTCGGGTGGCTGCTTGGGACGAAGTATGACCGTTTAAAGTTTGAGGCGACAATCGATCCTGTGACCGGTTTATATAATCGCAGATTTATTGAAGTCAGCTTCAAAACTTTGCTGCGTCAGGCCGAGCGTAAACGGAAGCGAATGACGGTTATGATACTCGATGTCAATGATTTCAAAGATGTTAATGACCGGTTGGGTCATACGCAAGGTGACACGGCGCTTGCTGGCATAGCAGCTACGTTAACGCAGTGCGGAGACCGAGGAGAGATTATCGGCCGTTGGGGCGGCGATGAATTTATTATCATATGCCCTTATGCAGAA
This window harbors:
- a CDS encoding GGDEF domain-containing protein gives rise to the protein MSHHGRNSALAVALGLTAAAGGLSLLASHAHMLLPVVIGLSAFATAVCSFGWLLGTKYDRLKFEATIDPVTGLYNRRFIEVSFKTLLRQAERKRKRMTVMILDVNDFKDVNDRLGHTQGDTALAGIAATLTQCGDRGEIIGRWGGDEFIIICPYAEEKHLERLMNQIHEQLQSISLRTGVRLSVSVGHSSYPEHGSDLCQLTQSADKRMYADKYLHKKQVTEPAALQA
- a CDS encoding class I SAM-dependent methyltransferase encodes the protein MDRTEQWQLDIEEWVRTRQLRQATFSQLRRKDGDVPAKTIIRPIELRGELYYQFQYFIGNKVTHENVPQADAADRMIAWLEQHYRQALIKSNAADVQLLFSKKGKATVLTKPSTAKAEPESLDHNRQKQRVVQEGEAAPFLVELGIMTKDGKVVAKKQDKFRQINRFLEMVSDVLPYLPEDREITIVDFGCGKSYLTFALYHLLAVKQQRRISVVGLDLKADVIAFCQELANKLGYDRLRFQVGDIAQYKEQSEVDMVVTLHACDTATDAALVKAVEWGASVILSVPCCQHELFRQIENEAMAPLLTHGLLKERFSALATDAIRSQLLEVLGYRTQLLEFIDPEHTPKNMLIRAVRTAGSAGSADKARKWQEYVTFRDMLNVSPYLERALGSRLPEQ
- a CDS encoding histidine kinase N-terminal 7TM domain-containing diguanylate cyclase, giving the protein MGLMTGLDISLFLFLLVTFIYVFTFNVITTQHKVYLLFHFFMMFWPIGQVGVHITDNPNLQVVYINISFVCLSMLGSGWLLFTKFLVNAAYRPSRKFLISMISPSLLMSAFIVWNPAGLFMHAVNGGYTERIYGPIFWGLAALLVTYYGISVRMLLQTYLKRKAQQEDSVSIRNALIGIVILVSMALLDLFVNVVLDPWLPVIPGLTSLGIVMSNLYFVFALQKNRTLDLVKIAHQDVVNTLSVGIIVLDEHDHIIEKNRIISPYIRTYVGEKLNMQKLLAGYSQDAAGEEAFLHAYHHQPMSRIQTEIAIEHNRQGAKFFSLHVAPTIVSGRRIGKVITFQDITELRSLILKSEEHNSSLQERNRALIYMQDELFQANRKLEQMAITDSLTGCYNRRYLMQQLEHEVMTNMRYKIPYALILFDIDFFKQVNDTYGHVVGDEVIRRTAEAVRSSLRRTDILARYGGEEFTLYMPHTTKEQAEMLAQRVREVVENNHIPIGRGRPPISVTVSMGMIAVEEPFEQQYDDIKDYLKELFSKIDSALYRAKDDGRNRVVNL